A window of the Cystobacter fuscus genome harbors these coding sequences:
- a CDS encoding DUF5131 family protein, whose protein sequence is MAATSKIEWTDATWNPVRGCSKISPGCKHCYAETFAERFRGVPDHPYGQGFDLRLVPEKLAEPLRWATPRKVFVNSMSDLFHKDVPDNYIVSVVRVMTVANWHTYQVLTKRSERMRDLLRTKLRFAADHSHIWWGVSVEDRRYGLPRVEHLRSAPARVRFLSVEPLLEDLGQFELSGIHWVIVGGESGAGARPLQRAWVTSVRDQCRRAQVPFFFKQWGGVQKSRTGRELDGQTYDALPDVPTVASVMERQRRLEAIANVEYEGKVV, encoded by the coding sequence ATGGCAGCGACCTCGAAGATCGAGTGGACGGACGCAACGTGGAACCCTGTTCGCGGCTGCTCCAAAATCTCCCCGGGATGCAAGCACTGCTACGCCGAGACCTTCGCCGAACGGTTCCGAGGTGTGCCCGACCACCCCTACGGGCAGGGCTTCGACCTACGTCTCGTGCCTGAGAAGCTCGCTGAGCCCTTGCGATGGGCGACGCCAAGGAAGGTCTTCGTCAACTCGATGAGCGACCTGTTTCACAAGGACGTTCCCGACAACTACATCGTATCAGTGGTCCGGGTCATGACGGTGGCGAACTGGCACACCTACCAAGTGCTCACCAAGCGCTCGGAGCGGATGCGTGACCTGCTGAGGACCAAACTGCGCTTCGCAGCGGATCACTCGCACATCTGGTGGGGAGTCAGCGTGGAGGATCGACGCTATGGCCTACCGCGAGTCGAGCATCTGCGCTCCGCCCCAGCACGTGTTCGCTTCCTCTCTGTTGAACCTCTGCTCGAAGACCTTGGTCAATTCGAGTTGAGCGGGATCCACTGGGTGATTGTCGGGGGCGAGAGTGGGGCTGGTGCCCGACCCTTGCAGAGGGCGTGGGTCACCTCCGTGAGGGACCAGTGCCGCCGCGCGCAGGTTCCGTTCTTCTTCAAGCAGTGGGGGGGGGTCCAAAAGAGCCGAACTGGCCGTGAGCTGGATGGCCAGACATACGATGCACTTCCTGATGTACCCACGGTTGCCTCGGTGATGGAGCGCCAGCGACGATTGGAGGCAATCGCAAATGTTGAATACGAGGGGAAGGTGGTGTGA
- a CDS encoding zinc-binding alcohol dehydrogenase family protein encodes MKAVAYRQSLPITHAESLIDVNVAAPAAPTGRDLLVRVEAISVNPVDVKIRARVDPKGENKQLGWDAAGTVVAVGPEVKLFKVGDAVYYAGSLDRPGANAEQHLVDERIVGHKPRSLDFAEAAALPLTAITAWEMLFDRLRVARGEGSKGGSVLVLGGAGGVGSIAIQLARRLTGLTVIATASRPETQTWVRELGAHHVVDHREPWAAKVKQIVPEGVDYVLALTHTEQHFDEIVEVLKPQGALSLIDDPDAPLPINKLKGKSISLHWEFMFTRSRFQTPDMIAQHQLLDEVAQLVDAGQVRSTLKTNLGTINAAHLKQAHELIESGRALGKVVLSGF; translated from the coding sequence ATGAAAGCCGTCGCCTACCGCCAGTCGCTGCCCATCACCCACGCCGAGAGCCTGATCGATGTGAACGTTGCCGCCCCGGCGGCCCCCACCGGGAGGGATCTGCTGGTGCGGGTGGAGGCCATCTCGGTGAACCCGGTGGACGTGAAGATCCGCGCGCGGGTGGACCCGAAGGGTGAGAACAAGCAGCTCGGCTGGGATGCCGCGGGCACGGTGGTGGCCGTGGGCCCCGAGGTGAAGTTGTTCAAGGTGGGCGACGCCGTGTACTACGCCGGCTCGTTGGATCGCCCGGGCGCCAACGCGGAGCAGCACCTGGTGGACGAGCGGATCGTGGGCCACAAGCCCCGCTCGCTCGACTTCGCCGAGGCAGCCGCCCTGCCCCTCACCGCCATCACCGCGTGGGAGATGCTGTTCGATCGCCTGCGGGTGGCGCGCGGAGAGGGCTCGAAGGGGGGTTCGGTGCTGGTGCTCGGGGGCGCGGGCGGCGTGGGCTCCATCGCCATCCAACTGGCGCGGCGGCTCACGGGGCTGACCGTCATCGCCACGGCGTCCCGTCCGGAGACCCAGACCTGGGTGCGCGAGCTGGGCGCGCACCACGTGGTGGATCACCGCGAGCCCTGGGCCGCGAAGGTGAAGCAGATCGTCCCGGAAGGGGTGGATTACGTGCTCGCGCTCACCCACACCGAGCAGCACTTCGATGAGATCGTCGAGGTGCTCAAGCCCCAGGGCGCGCTCTCGTTGATCGACGATCCGGACGCACCCCTGCCCATCAACAAGCTCAAGGGCAAGAGCATCTCGCTGCACTGGGAGTTCATGTTCACCCGCTCGCGCTTCCAGACGCCGGACATGATCGCCCAGCACCAGCTGCTCGACGAAGTGGCCCAGCTCGTGGACGCGGGCCAGGTGCGCAGCACGCTCAAGACGAACCTGGGCACCATCAACGCGGCCCACCTCAAGCAGGCCCACGAGCTCATCGAGAGCGGCCGAGCCCTGGGCAAGGTGGTGCTCAGCGGCTTCTGA
- a CDS encoding LysR substrate-binding domain-containing protein, whose product MGYTDLDMDLLRSFVMVVDAGGFTAAGAKLGRTQAAMSIRIKRLEELLERRVFDRGSRLPSLTADGELLLSYARQILKLNDETVQRFAEPDNAGELRLGVAEYFVPQHLPGILSRFSQSHPRVHIQVKVGLNDTLFEAQQRGELDVVIALCANPGQQGGRLLRRERLLWVCARDFRIDAAAPVPICTLPPSCIFRARGFEALEALGRAWRVLYTSESIMGVTAAVRAGLGVAVLPECCVTEGLRALSVDEGFPELEGIQLNLFGESPERGHLMAPLLRFIDESLRSGGRPSLDH is encoded by the coding sequence ATGGGGTACACGGACCTGGACATGGATCTGCTCCGCTCCTTCGTGATGGTGGTGGACGCGGGGGGGTTCACGGCGGCGGGGGCGAAGCTCGGGCGGACGCAGGCGGCGATGAGCATCCGCATCAAGCGGCTGGAGGAGCTGCTGGAGCGGCGGGTGTTCGACCGCGGCAGCCGCCTGCCTTCGCTGACGGCCGACGGCGAGCTGCTGCTGAGCTACGCGCGGCAGATCCTCAAGTTGAATGACGAGACGGTGCAGCGCTTCGCCGAGCCGGACAACGCGGGGGAACTGCGCCTGGGCGTCGCGGAGTATTTCGTGCCGCAGCACCTGCCCGGCATCCTGTCGCGCTTCTCCCAGAGCCATCCCCGCGTGCACATCCAGGTGAAGGTAGGCCTCAACGACACGCTGTTCGAGGCGCAGCAGCGCGGGGAGCTCGACGTGGTGATCGCCCTGTGCGCCAACCCGGGGCAGCAGGGGGGGCGGCTGTTGCGCCGGGAGCGGCTGCTCTGGGTCTGCGCGCGCGACTTCCGGATCGACGCGGCGGCGCCCGTGCCCATCTGCACGCTGCCACCGTCGTGCATCTTCCGCGCGCGGGGCTTCGAGGCACTGGAGGCACTCGGGCGGGCCTGGCGGGTGCTCTACACGAGCGAGAGCATCATGGGCGTCACCGCGGCGGTGCGCGCGGGCCTGGGTGTCGCCGTGCTCCCGGAGTGCTGCGTGACCGAGGGCCTGCGGGCCCTGTCCGTCGACGAGGGCTTCCCGGAGCTCGAGGGCATCCAGCTCAACCTCTTCGGAGAGAGCCCGGAGCGCGGTCACCTGATGGCGCCCCTCTTGCGCTTCATCGACGAGAGCCTGCGGTCGGGGGGCCGCCCGTCGCTCGATCACTGA
- a CDS encoding glycoside hydrolase family 16 protein, with the protein MNMISNSKRLSGFKHLLAWSLGGALLVSAGCGAGAEQPIEEAATKQEAPLAGWVQIWSDEFDGTSVNTSNWSYVTNVHVNNEQQQYTTSSQNVSVSNGTLKITARLQSNNGYPFTSGRLESAGKRQFGHTRIESRIKLPVGAGLWPAFWLLGHDINTVGWPACGELDIMENVGYSDWISGALHGPGYSGNTPINSRFYPNSSVANFHVYRTEFSPSDVKWYIDGVLVKTTLKSEVTRYGNWVYDKPFYIILNLAVGGSYPQGVNGATYPYPGVPQSTVDLIRNTPQTMEVDWVRVYQWQ; encoded by the coding sequence ATGAACATGATCTCCAATTCGAAGCGTCTGAGTGGGTTCAAGCATTTGCTGGCATGGAGTCTGGGAGGCGCATTGCTGGTCTCCGCTGGATGTGGGGCCGGTGCCGAGCAACCCATCGAGGAGGCGGCCACGAAGCAGGAGGCGCCCCTGGCCGGCTGGGTGCAGATCTGGAGCGACGAGTTCGACGGCACCAGCGTGAACACCTCCAACTGGTCGTACGTCACCAACGTCCACGTCAACAACGAGCAGCAGCAATACACCACCTCGTCCCAGAACGTGTCGGTGAGCAACGGCACGCTCAAAATCACCGCCCGCCTCCAATCCAACAACGGCTATCCCTTCACCTCGGGCCGTCTGGAGAGCGCCGGCAAGCGGCAGTTCGGCCATACCCGCATCGAGTCGCGCATCAAGCTGCCCGTGGGCGCGGGCCTCTGGCCGGCGTTCTGGCTGCTCGGCCATGACATCAATACGGTGGGCTGGCCGGCGTGCGGTGAGCTCGACATCATGGAGAACGTCGGCTACAGCGACTGGATCTCGGGTGCCCTGCACGGCCCGGGCTACTCGGGCAATACGCCCATCAACAGCCGCTTCTATCCCAACTCCTCCGTCGCCAACTTCCACGTGTACCGCACCGAGTTCTCCCCCTCGGACGTCAAGTGGTACATCGACGGCGTGCTGGTGAAGACCACGCTCAAGTCCGAGGTCACCCGGTACGGCAACTGGGTGTATGACAAGCCTTTCTACATCATCCTCAACCTGGCCGTCGGAGGGAGCTATCCGCAGGGCGTGAACGGAGCCACCTACCCGTACCCTGGCGTGCCGCAGTCCACGGTGGACCTCATCCGCAACACGCCCCAGACGATGGAAGTCGACTGGGTGCGCGTCTACCAGTGGCAGTAG
- a CDS encoding Dauer Up-regulated, with the protein MSRPVDSGAAEAAARRAAAEAAARRAAEEAARRAAEKAAAEAAAKAAARQQAESQQPQLQTQKPQTQLFNRNQFSAGDNRAQNRLSGESPVTAIGTPAATGSTSSTTVRQLATTSGAPTARGARARGVEPSSEPSTEPERASALPENPKDLPKLFPELQGKGKEEIKKAYDSLNKLATGSFSEKATALGELASQFPQTVPNALERLGVKDSKLAKLATNSEALGALGTLSNPDKSAVDKAKASLTLAKAAGDILKPADLKGVLDTTLKGLPSAEKLIGAVSTWADPNSSGVDKAKATLALGKALKDFAGEQFPDLANDLRKLDGPLRAAGAAITLFDPKASVQDKAVAAAQLAAELPDLKKNVTGFAQMLRNAGVSQADEVAQQGARLAEVAVKGLDPALASKLSPAQLDKLKAAATKLGGPDSLESVLGGVTDPKALDNLVGQLDSLDAAAGKRLVGALGGLEHSVLNEALSDPKVAGQLSQLATRLDDDAGKVLANAVKDMDGAALKSLLRFTDGVGADALNTTLKGLGPLVDKVGSKVVGQGLKVLDKALGKMGVEITAEVAGKVFKNLAKAIPVAGAVPNAIDAVKYEKEALELHGKNNDLGYFAHTAATLNVVDAGLGIALDVAGVFTGGAGVAVDVGTSVVLGAAELAMDIGFDQEKAKYEADPENYEAPGWMKAVNLAGAAAQGPAGMAQLAAYYGPEGAAELAQWGVETGAKGAVKLAEFAGVSAAEATGDGLKLTAGFIHKMADVVRNPSRYGEAVARQASEAFNAAIAKGGEIAKEAQKVLDNVISEAKELGSKGLETLKYIAENPGEAAKKALDGIQSIVNSGIDLTTKFGKDLYKKAVDTLEGLKAGWEKLTGAAKEKAQELINGARDLVSSTVNKAKELGEKGLELLAWTASHPGEAAENAKRFLSDTLAKGGELAKKAWDSVRALGEQGLAVAEDVVRGLAQAGEAAVDTLRYVAEHPGEAAAKVRDWAGQTLSDLARKGGEAAKAAATAVKDFVDRRADWAKKFARDLLKDGVESFKEVAKAWKDNLTEGGKEVMGALADLGDAGVDALKDLAGVGGQLAEAAVGHLDNLARAGVGVAKDALEGLADLGGDVGKLAGDAFDSVTDFLGDRIRDVIPGI; encoded by the coding sequence ATGTCCCGCCCCGTTGACTCTGGCGCCGCCGAGGCCGCCGCCCGTCGTGCCGCCGCCGAGGCCGCCGCTCGTCGCGCCGCCGAGGAAGCCGCCCGTCGCGCCGCGGAGAAGGCCGCCGCCGAGGCCGCCGCGAAGGCCGCCGCCCGTCAGCAGGCGGAGTCCCAGCAGCCCCAGCTCCAGACCCAGAAGCCCCAGACCCAGCTCTTCAACCGCAACCAGTTCTCCGCGGGCGACAACCGGGCCCAGAACCGGCTGAGCGGCGAGTCCCCGGTCACGGCCATCGGTACCCCCGCGGCCACGGGTTCCACCTCGTCCACCACGGTCCGCCAGCTGGCCACCACGTCTGGCGCCCCCACCGCGCGCGGCGCCCGGGCCAGGGGCGTCGAGCCGTCGTCGGAGCCCTCGACGGAGCCGGAGCGCGCCTCGGCGCTGCCCGAGAATCCGAAGGATCTGCCCAAGCTCTTCCCGGAGCTGCAGGGCAAGGGCAAGGAGGAGATCAAGAAGGCATACGACTCGCTCAACAAGCTGGCCACCGGCTCCTTCTCGGAGAAGGCCACGGCGCTCGGGGAGCTGGCCTCGCAGTTCCCGCAGACGGTGCCCAACGCGCTGGAGCGGCTGGGCGTGAAGGACTCGAAGCTGGCGAAGCTGGCCACCAACTCCGAGGCCCTGGGCGCGCTGGGTACCCTGAGCAACCCGGACAAGTCCGCGGTGGACAAGGCCAAGGCCAGCCTCACGCTGGCCAAGGCCGCCGGTGACATCCTCAAGCCGGCCGATCTCAAGGGCGTGCTGGACACCACGCTCAAGGGCCTGCCCTCGGCGGAGAAGCTCATCGGCGCCGTGTCGACGTGGGCGGACCCCAATTCCTCCGGCGTGGACAAGGCCAAGGCCACGCTCGCGCTGGGCAAGGCGCTCAAGGACTTCGCGGGCGAGCAGTTCCCCGATCTCGCCAATGACTTGCGCAAGCTGGACGGTCCGCTGCGCGCGGCCGGCGCCGCCATCACCCTGTTCGATCCCAAGGCCTCCGTGCAGGACAAGGCCGTGGCCGCCGCGCAGCTCGCCGCCGAGCTGCCCGATCTGAAGAAGAACGTCACCGGGTTCGCCCAGATGCTGCGCAACGCGGGCGTCTCCCAGGCCGACGAGGTGGCCCAGCAGGGCGCGCGTCTGGCCGAGGTCGCCGTGAAGGGGTTGGATCCGGCGCTGGCCTCGAAGCTGTCGCCCGCGCAGCTGGACAAGCTGAAGGCCGCCGCCACGAAGCTGGGGGGCCCCGACTCACTCGAGTCCGTCCTCGGGGGCGTCACCGATCCGAAGGCGCTCGACAACCTGGTGGGACAGCTCGACTCGCTGGATGCCGCAGCGGGCAAGCGGCTGGTGGGCGCGCTGGGCGGCCTGGAGCACTCGGTGCTCAACGAGGCGCTCTCCGATCCGAAGGTAGCCGGGCAGCTCTCCCAGCTCGCCACCAGGCTGGATGACGACGCGGGCAAGGTGCTGGCCAACGCCGTGAAGGACATGGACGGGGCGGCGCTCAAGTCGCTGCTGCGCTTCACCGATGGGGTGGGCGCCGACGCCCTCAACACGACCCTCAAGGGCCTGGGGCCGCTGGTGGACAAGGTGGGCAGCAAGGTCGTGGGCCAGGGCCTGAAGGTGCTGGACAAGGCGCTGGGCAAGATGGGCGTGGAGATCACCGCCGAGGTGGCCGGCAAGGTCTTCAAGAACCTGGCGAAGGCCATCCCGGTGGCGGGCGCGGTGCCCAACGCCATCGACGCGGTGAAGTACGAGAAGGAAGCGCTGGAGCTGCACGGCAAGAACAACGACCTGGGCTACTTCGCGCACACCGCCGCCACGTTGAATGTCGTGGACGCGGGCCTGGGCATCGCGCTGGACGTCGCCGGTGTGTTCACCGGGGGCGCGGGCGTGGCCGTGGACGTGGGCACGAGCGTGGTGCTGGGCGCGGCCGAGCTGGCGATGGACATCGGCTTCGACCAGGAGAAGGCGAAGTACGAGGCGGACCCCGAGAACTACGAGGCCCCGGGGTGGATGAAGGCCGTCAACCTGGCCGGAGCCGCGGCGCAGGGCCCGGCGGGCATGGCGCAGCTGGCCGCCTACTATGGCCCCGAGGGCGCCGCCGAGCTGGCGCAGTGGGGCGTGGAGACGGGCGCCAAGGGCGCCGTGAAGCTGGCCGAGTTCGCGGGTGTATCGGCGGCGGAGGCCACGGGTGACGGCCTGAAGCTGACCGCGGGCTTCATCCACAAGATGGCGGACGTGGTGCGCAACCCCTCGCGCTACGGCGAGGCGGTGGCGCGGCAGGCCAGTGAGGCCTTCAACGCCGCCATCGCCAAGGGAGGCGAGATCGCGAAGGAGGCCCAGAAGGTCCTCGACAACGTCATCTCCGAGGCCAAGGAGCTGGGCAGCAAGGGCCTGGAGACGCTGAAGTACATCGCCGAGAACCCGGGCGAGGCCGCGAAGAAGGCGCTCGACGGCATCCAGAGCATCGTCAACTCGGGCATCGATCTGACGACGAAGTTCGGCAAGGATCTCTACAAGAAGGCCGTGGACACGCTCGAGGGCCTGAAGGCTGGCTGGGAGAAGCTGACCGGCGCCGCGAAGGAGAAGGCCCAGGAGCTCATCAACGGCGCGAGGGATCTCGTCAGCTCCACGGTGAACAAGGCGAAGGAGCTGGGCGAGAAGGGCCTGGAGCTGCTGGCGTGGACGGCCAGCCACCCGGGCGAGGCCGCGGAGAACGCGAAGCGGTTCCTCTCCGACACGCTGGCCAAGGGCGGCGAGCTGGCGAAGAAGGCGTGGGACTCGGTGCGCGCGCTGGGCGAGCAGGGCCTGGCGGTGGCCGAGGACGTCGTGCGCGGCCTGGCCCAGGCGGGCGAGGCCGCGGTGGACACGCTGCGCTACGTGGCGGAGCACCCGGGCGAGGCGGCCGCGAAGGTGCGCGACTGGGCGGGCCAGACGCTGTCGGATCTGGCGCGCAAGGGAGGCGAGGCGGCCAAGGCCGCGGCCACCGCCGTGAAGGACTTCGTCGATCGGCGCGCGGACTGGGCGAAGAAGTTCGCCAGGGATCTGCTCAAGGATGGCGTGGAGTCCTTCAAGGAGGTCGCCAAGGCCTGGAAGGACAACCTGACCGAGGGAGGCAAGGAAGTGATGGGGGCCCTGGCCGACCTGGGCGACGCGGGCGTGGATGCGCTGAAGGATCTGGCTGGCGTGGGCGGGCAGCTCGCGGAGGCGGCGGTGGGCCACCTCGACAACCTGGCGCGCGCGGGCGTGGGCGTGGCGAAGGACGCGCTGGAGGGCTTGGCGGACCTGGGCGGCGACGTGGGCAAGCTGGCCGGCGACGCCTTCGACTCCGTGACGGACTTCCTCGGGGACAGGATCCGCGACGTCATTCCGGGCATCTGA
- a CDS encoding GNAT family N-acetyltransferase, with product MGRKLVAAALRWMFSWDEVKVMHLVARAENEPAVRLYRGLGYQVLHRMRAARRPLQRP from the coding sequence CTGGGGAGGAAGCTGGTGGCGGCGGCACTGCGGTGGATGTTCTCCTGGGACGAGGTGAAGGTGATGCACCTCGTCGCCCGAGCGGAGAACGAACCCGCAGTGCGGCTGTACCGAGGGCTCGGATATCAGGTGCTCCACCGCATGCGCGCCGCTCGCCGTCCGCTCCAACGTCCCTAG